Proteins co-encoded in one Rudaeicoccus suwonensis genomic window:
- a CDS encoding thioredoxin domain-containing protein, whose translation MANRLANATSPYLLQHADNPVDWWEWNDDAFAEARRRNVPILLSVGYSACHWCHVMAHESFEDADVAAALAKDFVAIKVDREERPDVDAAYMTATTAMTGNGGWPMTCLLTPDGKPFFAGTYLPKPQFLQLLSAASDAWTNQRDHVLASSDHVAQQLQSATARGESTPITSATLDEAVATLQRTYDAQHGGFGTSPKFPPSMVLEFLLRHHARTGNAESLRMAQGTCEAMARGGIYDQLDGGFARYSVDAAWVVPHFEKMLYDNAQLLRVYAHLWRITESPLAARICTQTAQFIIGTLGTPEGGFAAALDADADGIEGLTYAWTPDQLREALGADDAPRAAELLSVTPAGTFEHGSSTLQRRSDPDDEQWWEDIRAKLSSVRRTRPQPARDDKIVTSWNGMAIAALADAGMILGEPDWVTAATDCAAYLLTTHLVDGRLRRTSRHGRVGSAPGVADDYGNLAEGLLTLHQATGNPQFLTAASELLQVARDRFDAGDGGFRDTSDDGEQLFLTPRGRGDNAEPSGTSSIAAALLTLGALTGDADAIRRARDAAASMSEVIHGDPRFAGWALAVAEADATGPLQVAVVGTDRAARAMHRAVWRSPSPGLVTVAGTPGQPGLPLLADRLLVEGHSAAYVCRGFVCDQPVTSLDALAQALRHR comes from the coding sequence ATGGCCAACCGTCTCGCGAACGCGACCAGCCCCTACTTGCTGCAGCACGCCGACAACCCGGTCGACTGGTGGGAGTGGAATGACGACGCCTTTGCCGAAGCGCGCCGCCGCAACGTGCCGATCCTACTGAGCGTCGGCTACTCCGCCTGCCACTGGTGCCACGTGATGGCCCACGAGTCCTTCGAGGATGCCGACGTCGCGGCCGCCCTGGCCAAGGACTTCGTCGCTATCAAGGTCGATCGCGAAGAACGCCCGGACGTCGACGCGGCATACATGACGGCGACAACCGCCATGACGGGCAACGGCGGCTGGCCGATGACCTGCCTGCTGACACCCGACGGCAAGCCCTTCTTTGCCGGCACCTACCTGCCGAAACCGCAATTCCTGCAACTGCTTTCGGCTGCCTCCGACGCCTGGACCAACCAGCGAGACCACGTGCTGGCGTCCAGCGACCATGTCGCCCAACAACTGCAGTCCGCGACAGCGCGTGGCGAGTCCACACCCATCACCAGCGCCACTCTCGACGAAGCCGTCGCCACACTCCAGCGCACGTATGACGCACAGCACGGCGGCTTCGGCACCTCCCCGAAGTTCCCGCCGTCCATGGTGCTGGAGTTCTTGCTCCGTCACCACGCACGCACCGGTAACGCCGAATCCCTACGTATGGCGCAGGGCACCTGCGAGGCGATGGCCCGCGGCGGGATCTACGACCAACTCGACGGCGGCTTCGCCCGCTACAGCGTCGACGCGGCGTGGGTCGTGCCGCACTTCGAGAAGATGCTCTACGACAACGCTCAGTTGCTGCGCGTCTACGCACACCTGTGGCGCATCACCGAGTCCCCACTTGCGGCACGAATCTGCACACAGACAGCGCAATTCATCATCGGCACCCTCGGCACACCGGAAGGCGGCTTCGCTGCGGCACTCGACGCCGACGCCGATGGCATCGAGGGACTGACCTACGCATGGACTCCTGACCAGCTTCGCGAAGCGCTCGGCGCCGACGACGCGCCGCGGGCGGCGGAACTGCTGTCCGTCACACCGGCCGGCACCTTCGAGCACGGCAGCTCCACCCTGCAACGACGCAGCGACCCTGACGACGAACAGTGGTGGGAGGACATCCGCGCCAAGCTGTCGAGCGTCCGCCGCACCCGGCCTCAACCGGCGCGCGACGACAAGATCGTCACCTCCTGGAACGGCATGGCGATCGCCGCTCTGGCGGATGCCGGCATGATCCTCGGCGAACCCGACTGGGTCACCGCCGCGACCGACTGCGCGGCATACCTGCTGACCACGCATCTGGTCGACGGCCGCCTGCGGCGCACCTCACGGCACGGCCGGGTGGGCAGCGCACCCGGCGTCGCCGACGACTACGGCAATCTCGCCGAAGGCCTGCTCACTCTGCACCAGGCAACCGGAAACCCTCAATTCCTCACTGCTGCAAGCGAATTGCTGCAGGTCGCGCGCGACCGTTTCGATGCCGGCGACGGCGGCTTCCGCGACACCTCCGACGACGGCGAGCAGCTCTTCCTCACGCCGCGCGGCCGCGGCGACAATGCCGAACCCTCTGGCACGTCGAGCATCGCCGCCGCGCTGCTGACGCTCGGCGCCCTCACCGGCGACGCAGACGCGATTCGCCGAGCACGGGACGCCGCCGCGTCGATGAGCGAGGTGATCCACGGTGACCCCCGCTTCGCCGGCTGGGCGCTGGCCGTCGCCGAAGCCGACGCGACCGGCCCTCTTCAAGTCGCCGTCGTCGGCACCGACCGCGCCGCCCGTGCAATGCACCGCGCTGTATGGCGCAGCCCCTCCCCCGGCCTGGTCACCGTCGCCGGCACACCGGGTCAGCCGGGACTGCCGCTGCTCGCGGATCGCCTTCTCGTCGAAGGGCATTCGGCCGCCTACGTATGCCGAGGCTTCGTCTGCGATCAACCGGTCACGTCGCTGGACGCCCTCGCGCAGGCGCTCCGCCACCGCTAA
- a CDS encoding transporter substrate-binding domain-containing protein, producing the protein MSELSAAVIDELAPTGRLRASINLGNPVLAQGDPDHPRGVTVDLAAEIATRLGVECTFVCFDAARKSFEELTDGSADIGFLAIEPARARQVSFTAPYAVIEGIFVVTDASPVRTVDDADRPGVRIGVKEGSAYDLFLTRTLQHATIVRGAEGVDVFAAGGLEVGAGIRQPVTAFAEQHSDMRVVEPAFMQIEQAVAMPRDRSVVAIDFVRSIVEELKASGFVADALRRSGQTGAQVAPPA; encoded by the coding sequence GTGAGTGAACTGAGCGCGGCCGTCATCGACGAGCTGGCACCGACCGGGCGACTTCGCGCGTCGATCAATCTCGGCAATCCCGTTCTTGCGCAGGGCGATCCGGATCATCCACGTGGTGTGACCGTTGATCTGGCCGCTGAGATCGCGACGCGGTTGGGTGTCGAGTGCACGTTCGTGTGCTTCGACGCCGCCCGTAAGTCGTTCGAGGAGCTGACCGACGGCTCCGCTGACATCGGCTTCCTGGCGATCGAGCCGGCACGGGCACGGCAGGTCAGTTTCACCGCGCCGTATGCCGTGATCGAAGGCATCTTCGTCGTGACGGATGCGTCGCCGGTGCGCACGGTGGATGATGCGGACCGGCCGGGCGTGCGCATCGGCGTCAAGGAGGGATCGGCATACGACCTCTTCCTCACGCGGACGCTGCAGCACGCGACGATCGTGCGCGGCGCCGAAGGCGTGGACGTCTTCGCTGCCGGAGGTCTCGAGGTGGGCGCCGGCATCCGTCAACCGGTGACCGCGTTTGCCGAGCAGCACAGCGACATGCGAGTGGTCGAGCCGGCATTCATGCAGATCGAGCAGGCGGTTGCGATGCCGCGTGACCGCAGCGTGGTGGCGATCGATTTCGTTCGCTCGATCGTCGAGGAGCTCAAGGCCAGCGGCTTCGTCGCCGACGCGCTGCGTCGCTCCGGCCAGACCGGAGCCCAGGTGGCACCACCCGCCTGA
- a CDS encoding MFS transporter, producing the protein MGSWDVAMNLKGTVVERGLGKSIMPRFHAAFSGGTVVAALIAAGISAAHVSILAHVLIGMAFILATTIWCVRGFNAIEDDHEIDSPADEPEETSSHWGAWRERRVLLIGLVTLVAAFTEGTANDWMSVAFVEGHHVPKWAGILAFATFLSFMTCGRLVGTSLIDHFGRVPALRVCFGMAIAGCLVVVFAPTWLAYAGVAVWGVGVSLGFPIGMSAAADDPKRAHARISVVSTIAYTAFLAGPPLLGFLGQHVGVLHALLAVGAAALVALATVPAVREPAQRHTDVSGA; encoded by the coding sequence ATGGGCTCATGGGATGTCGCGATGAACCTCAAGGGCACCGTCGTCGAGCGCGGCCTGGGCAAGTCGATCATGCCGCGCTTTCACGCTGCCTTCAGCGGAGGCACCGTCGTCGCCGCCCTGATCGCCGCAGGGATTTCCGCGGCGCACGTCTCGATTCTTGCCCACGTGCTCATCGGAATGGCGTTTATCCTCGCCACCACCATCTGGTGCGTGCGCGGCTTCAACGCCATAGAGGACGACCACGAAATTGACTCTCCTGCAGACGAACCCGAAGAAACCAGCTCGCACTGGGGAGCCTGGCGCGAACGTCGCGTGTTGTTGATCGGCCTGGTCACCCTGGTCGCGGCCTTCACCGAAGGCACTGCCAACGACTGGATGTCGGTGGCCTTCGTCGAGGGCCACCATGTGCCGAAGTGGGCGGGGATTCTGGCGTTCGCGACCTTCCTGTCGTTCATGACGTGCGGGCGGCTCGTCGGCACCTCCCTCATCGACCACTTCGGCCGAGTTCCCGCGCTGCGCGTCTGCTTCGGTATGGCGATCGCCGGTTGCCTCGTCGTCGTGTTCGCACCTACGTGGCTTGCGTATGCCGGAGTCGCCGTCTGGGGCGTCGGTGTCTCGCTGGGCTTCCCGATCGGCATGAGTGCCGCGGCGGACGATCCGAAGCGTGCACACGCGCGGATCTCGGTCGTCAGCACGATCGCCTACACCGCGTTCCTGGCAGGGCCGCCGTTGCTCGGATTCCTCGGCCAGCACGTCGGGGTGCTGCATGCACTGCTGGCCGTGGGTGCAGCCGCGCTCGTCGCGCTGGCCACGGTCCCTGCCGTGCGCGAACCAGCGCAGCGCCATACCGACGTCAGCGGCGCGTAG
- a CDS encoding LacI family DNA-binding transcriptional regulator — translation MSVTGQAGRNGRATLRDVAELAGVATSTASLVFSGNKPVAAETAERVRAAALDLGYAGPHPMASSLRNGRSGVIAAVVERRILHAFRDPFVVAVLDGLAQVVGELGCGLLLLPDVSEGHGDQAPQPSRVAADAVVFLLCGEEHNELADQFLARGIPVVGTSSPTGDEVVRVEVPERAATRDVAQHLADLGHTRVAHVMMPLRWGSGPGRRTVGQVRASGFPDTRDRALGVLDVFADADLIEAAEADFASGRAAADAALDAPSPPTAIIAQSDLLAAGAVQAVTQRGLRVPQDVSVTGFDGVALPWFDRTLTTIDQRPMAKGRALGEKVRGLLEGQQVESSVFEVSLRIGDTTGPAPTETMHV, via the coding sequence ATGTCAGTGACAGGTCAAGCGGGACGCAACGGTCGAGCCACTTTGCGAGATGTCGCCGAGCTCGCCGGAGTGGCCACCTCGACGGCGTCACTGGTCTTCAGCGGCAACAAGCCGGTGGCTGCCGAAACCGCTGAACGTGTCCGTGCCGCAGCGCTCGACCTCGGGTATGCCGGGCCGCACCCGATGGCATCCTCGTTGCGAAACGGCCGCAGTGGCGTCATCGCGGCGGTCGTCGAGCGGCGAATCCTGCACGCGTTCCGCGATCCGTTCGTGGTGGCCGTGCTCGACGGGCTGGCGCAGGTGGTCGGAGAGCTCGGTTGCGGGCTGTTGTTGCTGCCGGACGTGAGCGAAGGTCATGGTGACCAGGCTCCGCAGCCGTCGCGGGTTGCGGCCGATGCGGTGGTCTTCCTGCTCTGCGGTGAGGAGCACAACGAGCTCGCGGACCAATTCCTCGCGCGTGGCATACCGGTCGTCGGCACGAGTTCGCCCACGGGCGACGAAGTCGTGCGGGTCGAGGTGCCCGAGCGGGCCGCAACCCGCGACGTCGCCCAACACCTGGCGGATCTGGGGCACACACGCGTCGCGCACGTGATGATGCCGTTGCGGTGGGGAAGCGGCCCCGGTCGGCGCACTGTCGGACAGGTGCGCGCGAGCGGCTTCCCTGATACGCGCGACCGCGCGCTCGGCGTGCTGGATGTCTTTGCCGATGCGGATCTCATCGAGGCTGCCGAGGCCGACTTCGCCTCCGGGCGAGCGGCGGCCGACGCGGCGCTGGATGCTCCGTCACCGCCGACCGCGATCATCGCCCAGAGCGACCTGCTCGCCGCCGGCGCAGTGCAGGCCGTGACACAGCGCGGGCTTCGTGTGCCGCAGGATGTCTCGGTCACCGGTTTCGACGGTGTCGCGTTGCCGTGGTTCGACCGCACGCTGACCACCATCGACCAGCGTCCGATGGCCAAGGGGCGCGCGCTCGGGGAGAAGGTGCGCGGGTTGCTCGAGGGGCAGCAGGTCGAGAGCTCCGTCTTCGAAGTCAGCCTGCGGATCGGCGACACCACCGGGCCTGCGCCAACGGAGACGATGCACGTCTGA
- a CDS encoding error-prone DNA polymerase: MGWSNPAIPWSQLEQALSQGVRPPDREDFSRPADGGDAPGWSRKRQPFKAPDLQLDTGPVVPYAELHAHSHYSFLDGAASPEALATAAAQHRLHGLALTDHDGLYGVVRLAEAADTLGLTTVFGAELSLDLTAPQNGHADPEGTHLVVLARGEGGYRRLARTITTAQLAEGAEKGRPVYDLDAVAAEAAGEWTVLTGCRKGSVPRALEIHGHAAAVTELRHLQMLFGRSNVFVELTDHGSPGDSTRCDRLAAVALEAGAQTVATNAVHYANPGQYPLSTALAAVRARRSLEELDGWLPGTPGAHIRSGAEMAARFARFPGAVERTVELADDLGFSLRAATPRLPRQEVPDGHTPMSWLRELTMRGAAKHYPADNTAAYERLERELKVIEAKDFPGYFLIVDEIVQFALNHGILCQGRGSAAASAVCYVLGITVVDPIFYGLPFERFLSELRAEAPDIDVDFDSARREEVIQHVYDRYGRHNAAQVANVVTYRPKNAVRDMAKALGASQGQQDAWSRQVERWGAEISSQDHDIPAPVIDLAHQVLGYPRHLGIHSGGMVLTDRPVGEVCPIEHARMTNRTVLQWDKEDCAWMGLVKFDLLGLGMLSALQHTFDLVERHFDEQWRIQTIPRNEPGVYDMLCRADSIGVFQVESRAQMGTLPRLKPRSFYDLAIEIGLIRPGPIQGGAVHPYIRRRTGQEDVTYAHPLLKDVLERTLGVPLFQEQLMQMAIAVGGCTSADADLLRRAMGSKRGVERMDSLRAKLFAGMAANGLSDDVANEIYNKIEAFANFGFAESHALSFAVLVYASSWLKLHYPAAFLAALLRAQPMGFYSPQTLTGDARRHGVTVLSPDIVHSSVYADLEPESADALARRGGRDECLHDHAHTDIGEFDAAAPPDWQEHRRDWQHAVRLGLADITALGAAPAERIVQQRNLGGPYRDLADLARRTELTTEQMEALSLSGALDSMAGSRRAALWQSAEAASIRSGQLEVRVPYQPPLLPELSLGELLAHDLQSTGISPADHPMQHCRADMDARGVLPITQLLHFETGRRIHVAGVVTHRQRPATASGITFLNLEDETGILNVIVSRGVWHRHRRIARAAPAMVVRGILERSKEGVVNLVADKLEHLTIHVRTRSRDFQ; the protein is encoded by the coding sequence ATGGGCTGGTCTAATCCGGCCATCCCCTGGTCCCAGCTGGAGCAGGCGCTCTCGCAGGGCGTGCGCCCACCCGACCGCGAGGATTTCAGCCGCCCCGCAGACGGCGGTGACGCACCCGGCTGGTCCCGCAAACGGCAACCGTTCAAGGCTCCGGATCTTCAGCTCGACACCGGACCCGTGGTGCCCTATGCCGAGTTGCATGCGCACTCGCACTACAGCTTCCTCGACGGTGCCGCATCACCGGAGGCTCTGGCGACCGCAGCCGCCCAGCATCGCCTGCACGGTCTGGCACTGACCGATCACGACGGACTGTATGGCGTGGTGCGTCTCGCCGAGGCAGCCGACACCCTCGGCCTGACAACGGTTTTCGGCGCAGAGTTGTCGCTGGATCTGACCGCGCCGCAGAACGGTCACGCCGACCCCGAGGGCACCCACCTGGTGGTGTTGGCACGCGGCGAGGGCGGCTATCGACGGCTGGCCCGCACCATCACCACCGCCCAGTTGGCCGAGGGCGCGGAGAAAGGCCGTCCGGTCTACGACCTCGACGCGGTCGCCGCGGAGGCTGCGGGTGAGTGGACGGTGCTCACCGGATGCCGCAAGGGCAGCGTCCCGCGAGCGCTAGAGATCCACGGCCACGCTGCTGCAGTCACCGAATTACGCCATCTACAAATGCTTTTCGGCCGATCGAACGTCTTCGTCGAGTTGACCGATCATGGTTCGCCGGGCGACAGCACCCGGTGTGACCGACTGGCCGCGGTCGCGCTCGAAGCGGGAGCGCAGACGGTCGCGACCAACGCGGTGCACTACGCCAACCCTGGGCAGTACCCCCTGTCGACCGCCCTGGCCGCCGTCCGCGCGCGGCGCAGCCTGGAAGAACTCGACGGCTGGTTGCCCGGGACCCCCGGCGCCCACATCCGTAGCGGCGCCGAGATGGCGGCCCGGTTCGCACGATTCCCCGGTGCGGTCGAACGCACGGTCGAGTTGGCGGACGATCTGGGTTTCAGCCTTCGCGCGGCCACGCCACGACTACCGCGGCAGGAGGTTCCCGACGGCCACACCCCGATGAGCTGGTTGCGTGAACTCACGATGCGCGGCGCGGCGAAGCACTACCCGGCGGACAACACTGCGGCATACGAACGCCTCGAACGTGAGCTGAAAGTCATTGAAGCCAAAGACTTTCCGGGCTATTTCCTGATCGTTGACGAAATCGTTCAGTTTGCTCTCAACCACGGGATCCTGTGCCAGGGGCGAGGATCGGCGGCGGCTTCGGCGGTGTGTTACGTCCTGGGCATCACGGTGGTCGACCCGATCTTCTACGGTCTGCCGTTCGAGCGATTCCTGTCCGAGTTGCGCGCGGAGGCGCCTGACATCGACGTCGATTTCGACTCGGCCCGACGAGAGGAGGTCATCCAGCACGTCTACGACCGCTACGGCCGGCACAACGCGGCCCAGGTCGCCAATGTCGTCACCTACCGGCCCAAGAACGCCGTGCGCGACATGGCCAAGGCCCTCGGCGCCAGCCAGGGCCAGCAGGATGCCTGGTCTCGCCAGGTCGAGCGTTGGGGCGCTGAGATTTCGAGCCAGGATCACGACATCCCGGCCCCTGTCATCGACCTGGCGCACCAGGTGCTGGGCTACCCGCGTCACCTCGGCATCCACTCCGGCGGCATGGTGCTCACCGATCGTCCGGTGGGTGAGGTCTGCCCGATCGAACACGCGCGTATGACCAATCGCACTGTCCTGCAATGGGATAAGGAGGACTGCGCCTGGATGGGCCTGGTGAAGTTCGACTTGTTAGGACTCGGGATGCTCTCCGCGCTGCAGCACACCTTCGACCTTGTCGAACGCCATTTCGATGAGCAGTGGCGGATCCAGACCATCCCCCGCAACGAGCCGGGTGTCTACGACATGCTGTGCCGGGCCGATTCGATCGGCGTCTTCCAGGTCGAGAGTCGCGCCCAGATGGGCACCCTTCCCCGGCTGAAACCGCGCTCCTTCTACGACCTTGCGATCGAAATCGGTCTGATCCGCCCCGGGCCGATCCAGGGTGGCGCCGTGCACCCCTACATCCGTCGGCGCACCGGCCAGGAAGACGTCACTTACGCGCACCCACTGCTGAAGGACGTGCTCGAGCGCACCCTCGGTGTGCCGCTCTTTCAGGAGCAACTGATGCAGATGGCGATCGCGGTCGGTGGGTGCACGTCCGCCGATGCCGACCTGCTGCGCAGGGCGATGGGTTCCAAACGCGGTGTCGAACGTATGGATTCGCTGCGCGCCAAACTGTTCGCCGGTATGGCGGCCAACGGTCTGTCCGATGACGTCGCCAATGAGATCTACAACAAGATCGAGGCCTTCGCGAACTTCGGTTTCGCCGAGTCGCACGCGTTGAGTTTCGCGGTGCTGGTCTATGCCAGTTCGTGGCTCAAACTGCACTACCCGGCGGCCTTCCTGGCTGCCCTGCTGCGTGCGCAGCCGATGGGTTTCTACTCCCCGCAGACCCTCACCGGCGATGCCCGCCGGCACGGCGTGACCGTACTGTCGCCCGACATCGTCCACTCGTCGGTGTACGCCGACCTCGAACCCGAGTCAGCCGACGCACTGGCCCGCCGAGGCGGCCGCGACGAGTGCTTGCACGATCATGCACACACGGACATCGGCGAATTCGATGCAGCTGCACCCCCGGACTGGCAGGAGCATCGCCGCGACTGGCAGCACGCTGTGCGCCTCGGCCTGGCCGACATCACCGCGTTGGGCGCGGCACCTGCCGAGCGCATCGTGCAGCAACGCAATCTCGGTGGGCCCTACCGCGACCTCGCCGATCTGGCGCGCCGGACGGAACTGACCACCGAGCAGATGGAGGCGCTGTCGCTCTCGGGTGCGCTCGACTCGATGGCCGGCTCCAGACGCGCGGCGCTATGGCAGTCAGCCGAGGCAGCATCGATCCGCTCCGGCCAGCTGGAGGTGCGGGTGCCCTACCAGCCTCCGCTGCTGCCGGAACTCAGCCTGGGCGAGTTGCTGGCGCACGACCTGCAGTCGACCGGCATCAGCCCGGCCGACCATCCCATGCAGCACTGTCGCGCCGACATGGATGCCCGCGGAGTGCTGCCGATCACCCAGTTGCTGCACTTCGAGACCGGCCGGCGGATCCATGTCGCCGGGGTTGTGACGCATCGGCAACGGCCGGCGACCGCCAGCGGCATCACCTTCCTCAACCTCGAAGACGAAACCGGGATCCTCAACGTCATCGTGTCCCGCGGTGTCTGGCATCGACACCGCCGCATCGCCAGAGCGGCGCCCGCGATGGTGGTGCGCGGCATACTCGAACGGTCGAAGGAGGGTGTCGTCAATCTGGTGGCGGACAAGCTCGAACACCTGACCATCCACGTGCGCACCCGCTCGCGTGACTTCCAGTGA
- a CDS encoding DNA polymerase Y family protein, translated as MTTSPATADPVRVLLLWCPGWSVLATRLIQGIPADAALALTDRSVIVAASDAAVAEGVTAGLRLRQAQHRCPDLIVLPQDTLAETRAFEPMVRIIEDIVPDVHVVRPGIAAVKAQGPRRFYGGESEAAYALFSHLRTYAERDLRTSIDLRVAVADGLFTAEHAARNTTIATPVTVIPPGGSAAFLAGLPVSTACDKQMSHLLQRMGIRRLGEFAKLPRDQVHARFGAAGLHAHKLACGQDAPTLNARTVPADLTATIHFEPPTDRVEQIIARCRPAAARFTEQLTHSSLVCTEIRVGVQLEPDGLLERIWRHPWQFGQTEILDRVRWQLEDIATDSTTIDDEALPYRICTVQISPESVDAAAHHAQGLWGDRPDERIELALTGLQHRLGHDGVLTSAVGGGRLLHERRILWPWGDALPTERERRLEQPWPGSMPGPAPATVFAQALTVRVHTADGTAVTVNERGALRSEPVWLLLPTDRRRITSWAGPWPINQRWWRNPATVNRFQLADNDDAAWLVITDGRQWWAEGRYD; from the coding sequence GTGACCACCTCACCTGCCACTGCCGACCCGGTCCGCGTGCTGTTGCTGTGGTGCCCCGGCTGGTCGGTTCTGGCAACTCGTCTCATCCAGGGCATCCCCGCCGATGCAGCACTGGCACTCACCGACCGCAGTGTGATCGTGGCCGCATCCGATGCGGCTGTGGCCGAAGGCGTAACTGCCGGTCTTCGCCTCCGTCAGGCACAACACCGGTGTCCCGATCTGATCGTCCTGCCGCAGGACACCCTCGCCGAGACCCGTGCTTTCGAGCCTATGGTCCGCATCATCGAGGACATCGTTCCTGACGTGCATGTCGTCCGGCCGGGCATCGCTGCGGTCAAGGCGCAGGGTCCGCGACGGTTCTACGGCGGCGAATCCGAAGCGGCATACGCACTGTTCTCCCACCTGCGAACGTATGCCGAGCGTGACCTGCGCACCAGCATCGATCTGCGCGTGGCCGTCGCCGACGGGCTCTTCACAGCCGAGCACGCCGCCCGCAACACCACCATCGCGACACCGGTCACCGTCATACCTCCCGGTGGCTCGGCTGCCTTCCTCGCCGGGCTGCCAGTGAGCACCGCCTGCGACAAACAGATGTCTCATCTGTTGCAACGTATGGGCATTCGCCGCCTTGGCGAGTTCGCAAAGCTGCCACGCGATCAGGTGCACGCGCGTTTCGGAGCCGCCGGTCTGCACGCCCACAAGCTGGCCTGCGGCCAGGACGCTCCGACGCTGAACGCGCGCACCGTTCCCGCCGATCTCACCGCGACCATCCATTTCGAGCCACCAACCGATCGGGTCGAGCAGATCATCGCCCGGTGCCGACCGGCGGCCGCCCGCTTCACCGAACAGCTCACCCACTCCTCCCTGGTCTGCACCGAGATCCGGGTGGGCGTCCAGCTGGAGCCGGACGGACTGCTGGAGCGCATTTGGCGCCACCCATGGCAGTTCGGGCAGACCGAGATCCTGGATCGAGTGCGCTGGCAGCTCGAAGACATCGCGACCGACAGCACCACCATCGACGACGAGGCCTTGCCCTACCGCATCTGCACCGTGCAGATCTCACCCGAATCCGTGGACGCCGCAGCACATCACGCTCAAGGTCTGTGGGGCGATCGTCCCGACGAGCGCATCGAGCTCGCTCTCACCGGACTGCAACACCGGCTGGGTCACGACGGCGTTCTGACCAGCGCCGTCGGCGGCGGGCGTCTGCTGCATGAGCGTCGGATCCTGTGGCCCTGGGGCGACGCGCTGCCGACCGAGCGCGAGCGACGACTGGAGCAACCCTGGCCAGGCAGCATGCCCGGCCCTGCTCCGGCCACAGTGTTCGCGCAGGCTCTCACGGTGCGGGTGCACACAGCCGACGGCACCGCAGTGACCGTCAACGAGCGCGGCGCACTGCGCTCGGAGCCGGTCTGGTTGCTGCTACCGACCGACCGGCGGCGCATCACCTCATGGGCCGGCCCGTGGCCGATCAACCAGCGGTGGTGGCGAAACCCCGCAACAGTCAACAGGTTTCAACTGGCAGACAACGATGATGCCGCCTGGCTGGTGATCACCGACGGTCGGCAGTGGTGGGCCGAGGGCCGCTATGACTGA
- a CDS encoding ferritin, producing MKMTESLEAKFNHQITMEFESSMVYRQLAIEMEDMDLPGMAAWLRHQADEEIVHANKFIDHLSDRDNHPLIGAIAAPDLHIDSVLSCFEAALRHEEKISASIRDLYRAGDDADDLDSRPLLNWFLSEQVEEESTVSEIVGRIKLIDNDGPGLLRLDEDLAQRPTATTENTAQ from the coding sequence ATGAAGATGACTGAGTCGCTGGAAGCCAAGTTCAACCACCAGATCACCATGGAATTCGAATCCTCCATGGTCTACCGCCAGCTGGCGATCGAGATGGAGGACATGGACCTCCCCGGCATGGCGGCGTGGTTGCGCCACCAGGCCGACGAAGAGATCGTGCACGCCAACAAGTTCATCGACCACCTGAGCGACCGCGACAACCACCCGCTGATCGGCGCCATCGCCGCCCCGGATCTGCACATCGACTCGGTTCTCTCCTGCTTCGAGGCCGCCCTGCGTCACGAGGAGAAGATCTCGGCATCGATCCGCGATCTCTACCGCGCCGGTGACGACGCCGACGACCTCGACTCCCGCCCGCTGCTGAACTGGTTCCTGTCCGAGCAGGTCGAGGAAGAATCGACGGTCAGCGAGATCGTCGGCCGCATCAAGCTGATCGACAACGACGGCCCCGGCCTGCTGCGCCTGGACGAGGACCTCGCCCAGCGTCCGACCGCCACCACCGAGAACACCGCTCAGTAG